The Triticum aestivum cultivar Chinese Spring chromosome 3A, IWGSC CS RefSeq v2.1, whole genome shotgun sequence genome includes a region encoding these proteins:
- the LOC123058988 gene encoding uncharacterized protein, translated as MSKRPVEAGGERPPSRGRAAPRSARHHGAGAQREAEAAAAAAAVAAALRDDAAVSSRAAMAARPRRGPNEFVSYRQPGASEASMHHHPGDERFPGGPSHGELQEVDEPEAPAQPPGGGRGPYYMAPWQRRGRPPPQPLPPVAVDEPRYRYERVPGEQRMRIPGPVQAPRMGARPTGNGGYRTNTTRVERVTTIKQDDDGGGPYQAGAPVPSNGSPQQQQQQHDHQGSTSQAPAGRPRWTPGRRTPAGSPGFLSPDHGRKKRRQLPAFCFTLCCILFWLAVVVVGVAVLTVYLYYRPQPPKLRVTDASLNAGYVDELTVPGGPARGLALNADLTVLAAITSPNAKVKMVLWYMQLDLYFEGHRIGTSTVLPAPLFEDPRTYALRTVDFVVSEAPLSREDAIAWRNGTVAGGPVKLKLVGKFHTQLNFGRWLPYRYWVYPRCTLWMDPPPTGKLVRARC; from the coding sequence ATGAGCAAGAGGCCGGTGGaggcgggcggcgagcggccgccGAGCCgtggccgcgccgcgccgcgctcgGCTCGACACCACGGCGCGGGcgcgcagagggaggcggaggcggcggcggccgcggcggcggtggcggccgcgcTGCGCGACGATGCTGCCGTGAGCAGCAGGGCGGCGATGGCGGCTCGCCCCAGGCGTGGGCCCAACGAGTTCGTCTCCTACCGCCAGCCCGGCGCGAGCGAGGCGTCCATGCATCACCATCCTGGCGACGAGCGCTTCCCCGGCGGGCCGAGCCACGGCGAACTCCAGGAGGTCGACGAGCCCGAGGCGCCGGCGCAGCCgcccggcggcgggcgcgggcccTACTACATGGCGCCGTGGCAGAGGCGGGGCCGGCCGCCGCCACAGCCGCTGCCGCCAGTGGCGGTCGACGAGCCGCGGTACCGGTACGAGCGCGTCCCGGGAGAGCAGAGGATGAGGATCCCGGGGCCGGTCCAGGCGCCGCGGATGGGCGCGCGCCCGACCGGCAACGGCGGCTACCGGACCAACACCACGAGGGTCGAGCGCGTCACCACGATCAAGcaagacgacgacggcggcgggccTTACCAGGCGGGCGCGCCGGTGCCGAGCAACGGGagcccgcagcagcagcagcagcagcatgatcACCAGGGGTCGACGTCGCAGGCGCCGGCAGGACGTCCCCGCTGGACGCCGGGGAGGAGGACTCCGGCAGGCTCCCCGGGCTTCCTCTCGCCGGACCACGGCAGGAAGAAGCGCAGGCAGCTGCCGGCCTTCTGCTTCACCCTCTGCTGCATCCTGTTCTggctggcggtggtggtggtcggcgTGGCCGTGCTCACCGTGTACCTCTACTACCGCCCGCAGCCGCCGAAGCTCCGGGTGACCGACGCGTCCCTGAACGCCGGGTACGTGGACGAGCTGACCGTCCCCGGCGGCCCGGCCCGCGGCCTCGCGCTCAACGCGGACCTCACCGTGCTGGCCGCCATCACGAGCCCCAACGCCAAGGTGAAGATGGTCCTCTGGTACATGCAGCTGGACCTGTACTTCGAGGGCCACAGGATCGGCACTTCGACGGTGCTGCCGGCGCCGCTGTTCGAGGACCCCCGCACCTACGCGCTCCGGACCGTGGACTTCGTCGTCAGCGAGGCGCCGCTGTCGCGGGAGGACGCCATTGCGTGGCGGAACGGGACGGTGGCGGGCGGGCCCGTGAAACTCAAGCTCGTCGGGAAGTTCCACACGCAGCTCAACTTCGGGCGGTGGCTGCCGTACAGGTACTGGGTGTACCCGCGCTGCACCCTCTGGATGGACCCGCCGCCCACCGGCAAGCTGGTGCGGGCACGCTGCTGA